In Oryza sativa Japonica Group chromosome 11, ASM3414082v1, the following are encoded in one genomic region:
- the LOC4349583 gene encoding BTB/POZ domain-containing protein At3g56230, with product MDCCVCSPMASMYRLPRNAICAACYEGAKAIIAFFNDDDDEHADADQGSVKPSRLTKLNSTIKGLRDAWEEVKQMRCREEETKQRASFLQEGFAAAWKDGIHTDIAIRPGTGPPIQAHKAILATRSEVFRHILAGDDDCKAPAGDSLSLPELTHDELSHLLAFLYTGSLATCAEERHLHALLVAGDKYDVPFLRRACEARLAAGVEAGNVLRTLEVAELSSSAALKERAMGTVVEHAEEVVFSPEYEEFAVRNAALCVQITRTLLANKSLPAKTP from the exons ATGGATTGCTGCGTGTGCAGTCCCATGGCGTCCATGTACAGGCTTCCAAGGAACGCCATCTGCGCTGCGTGCTATGAAGGTGCCAAGGCCATCATCGCCTTcttcaacgacgacgacgacgagcacgcCGATGCTGATCAAGGCTCGGTGAAGCCCAGCAGATTGACAAAGCTCAATAGCACAATCAAG GGATTGAGAGATGCGTGGGAGGAGGTGAAGCAGATGCGATGCAGAGAGGAGGAGACCAAGCAGAGGGCATCGTTTCTCCAGGAAGGCTTCGCGGCGGCGTGGAAGGACGGCATCCACACCGACATCGCCATCAGGCCTGGAACTGGGCCTCCAATCCAAGCCCACAAGGCCATCCTT GCGACCAGGTCGGAGGTGTTCCGGCacatcctcgccggcgacgacgactgcaaggcccccgccggcgactCTCTGTCGCTACCGGAGCTGACCCACGACGAGCTCTCCCACCTCCTCGCCTTCCTCTACACGGGCTCCCTGGCGACGTGCGCGGAGGAGCGGCACCTGCACGCGCTGCTGGTCGCCGGCGACAAGTACGACGTGCCGTTCCTCCGGCGAGCTTGCGaggcgcggctggcggcgggggTGGAGGCGGGCAACGTGCTGCGGACGCTGGAGGTGGCGGAGCTGAGCTCGAGCGCGGCGCTGAAGGAGCGCGCCATGGGGACGGTGGTGGAGcacgcggaggaggtggtgttCTCGCCGGAGTACGAGGAGTTCGCCGTCAGGAACGCCGCCCTCTGCGTCCAGATCACCCGCACACTTCTCGCCAATAAAAGCTTACCCGCCAAGACGCcttaa